In the Theobroma cacao cultivar B97-61/B2 chromosome 1, Criollo_cocoa_genome_V2, whole genome shotgun sequence genome, one interval contains:
- the LOC18611185 gene encoding probable WRKY transcription factor 15: MAVELMMSYRNSNSFTTKMEENAVQEAASGLESVEKLIRLLSQTQQQQQQNITNQEKYQSSSSSTRSSLDFDMDCKAAADVAVSKFKKVISLLGRTRTGHARFRRAPVAPPAATNTTTISPPVSQNQANQELETKVYYATPIQQIPPPVTYHPHHHQDFLTVKSGVLERKDSSTTINFSYSSAGNSFMSSLTGDTDSKQPSSSSAFQITNLSQVSSAGKPPLSSSSFKRKCSSENLGSGKCSGSSGRCHCSKKRKLRSKRVVRVPAISLKMADIPPDDYSWRKYGQKPIKGSPHPRGYYKCSSVRGCPARKHVERALDDPSMLIVTYEGEHNHPLSLAETSSLILESS; the protein is encoded by the exons ATGGCCGTGGAGCTCATGATGAGTTACAGGAACAGCAACAGCTTCACAACCAAAATGGAAGAAAACGCAGTCCAAGAAGCAGCTTCCGGGCTGGAAAGTGTTGAGAAACTCATCAGGTTGCTTTCCCAAACCCAGCAGCAACAGCAACAAAACATTACTAATCAGGAAAAATATCAATCTTCTTCGAGCTCAACAAGATCCTCCCTGGATTTCGATATGGACTGCAAAGCTGCAGCTGACGTTGCTGTTTCAAAGTTCAAGAAAGTTATCTCTCTTTTGGGTCGAACCAGAACTGGACATGCTCGCTTTCGGAGAGCCCCTGTAGCGCCCCCAGCTGCTACAAATACTACAACTATTTCACCTCCTGTTAGCCAAAACCAAGCAAATCAAGAGCTTGAAACTAAGGTTTATTATGCAACGCCGATCCAGCAGATTCCACCACCGGTTACTTAtcatcctcatcatcatcaggaTTTTTTAACGGTGAAAAGTGGGGTTTTAGAGAGGAAAGATTCATCAACAAccatcaatttttcatattCTTCCGCTGGGAATTCGTTTATGTCATCTTTGACCGGAGATACTGATAGCAAGCAGCCATCTTCATCGTCTGCGTTTCAAATTACTAATCTTTCTCAGGTTTCCTCAGCTGGGAAGCCTCCTTtgtcttcctcttcttttaaGAGGAAGTGTAGCTCGGAGAACTTGGGTTCTGGCAAGTGCAGTGGCTCTTCTGGTCGCTGCCATTGCTCTAAGAAAAG AAAGCTGAGATCGAAAAGGGTTGTAAGAGTTCCAGCAATAAGCCTGAAGATGGCTGATATTCCACCTGATGATTACTCGTGGAGGAAGTACGGTCAAAAACCAATCAAGGGATCTCCACATCCAAG AGGTTACTATAAGTGCAGTAGCGTGAGAGGATGTCCAGCTCGCAAACATGTGGAAAGGGCTTTAGATGATCCATCGATGCTAATAGTTACCTATGAAGGCGAACATAACCATCCTCTCTCTCTTGCGGAAACCTCCAGTCTCATCCTGGAATCTTCTTAG